GGATAACCGTAAAGTTTTTTAAAAAAGACTTCTCCGTCTCCTTTTTGTTACACCAATATCCGTGTTTAAAAAATAACAGCGGGTAAATTAAAGCGATGATTGCAGCTCCTTAAAGATATCATCGTGAATCGAATCTTTATCCTGCCCCGCATCAATGGTTTTAAAACGGGTTTCAGTTTCGGCTAAATGCTCAAATCCATCGAAAACGCGTTTGAAAAAAGAATCTCCTGAGAGCTCCATACGATCTTTTTCAAAGTTCTTGGTCCGCTCGGCAGCCTCTTCCAGGCTAAGCCTCAAATAAAAAGTAAAATCAGGAACCAGGTTGTGCGTAGCTGCTGCATTGATTTGATTAATCTGATCGATGGGCATACTCTTGCGCCCAAACCCCTGGTAAGCAGTTGTAGAGTCATAAAAGCGATCCAGGATTACTATTACATCTTGTTTAAGCAGAGGACGCACTTTCTCGGCAACCAACTGTGAGCGCGCTGATGAAAACAGCAAGAGCTCAGTTATCGGGTCAATATCCAGTTCGGGGTTGAGCAGCATTCCGCGAATCATCTCAGAGACATCGGTTCCTCCGGGCTCCCGAAATACCTCCACTTTATGCCCCAGCTTGGTCAATCGTTCTTTTAACAGGGAAATCTGTGTGGACTTCCCGCTTCCGTCTATTCCTTCAAATGTAATTAGCATGCAGTAAAGTTAAGGAGAAATGAGGAGCAGAAAAATTTATTAAACCTGCCATCGCGAGGAGTCTGCATGCCTGAGCAGGTCACCGCCATCTTACGACGAGGCGATCTCCTTT
The nucleotide sequence above comes from Gracilimonas sp.. Encoded proteins:
- the tmk gene encoding dTMP kinase — translated: MLITFEGIDGSGKSTQISLLKERLTKLGHKVEVFREPGGTDVSEMIRGMLLNPELDIDPITELLLFSSARSQLVAEKVRPLLKQDVIVILDRFYDSTTAYQGFGRKSMPIDQINQINAAATHNLVPDFTFYLRLSLEEAAERTKNFEKDRMELSGDSFFKRVFDGFEHLAETETRFKTIDAGQDKDSIHDDIFKELQSSL